The following coding sequences lie in one Pseudomonas syringae CC1557 genomic window:
- the folK gene encoding 2-amino-4-hydroxy-6-hydroxymethyldihydropteridine diphosphokinase, with product MNEPLLTGERVYIGLGSNLADPAGQLRNALKALAQLPDCELAGVSSFYVSDSLLPGQPRFTNAVAALDTSLPPLALLDALQAIERDQGRERHERWGPRTLDLDILLFGERLIDEPRLKVPHYHLHARAFVLYPLAELAPDLILADGRELNQLLDDCPFTGLERLSGAA from the coding sequence GTGAATGAACCGCTGTTGACCGGTGAACGCGTGTACATCGGCCTGGGCAGCAACCTCGCTGACCCGGCCGGGCAGTTGCGCAACGCGCTCAAGGCGCTGGCGCAACTGCCCGATTGCGAGCTGGCTGGCGTGTCGTCTTTCTATGTCAGCGACTCGTTACTGCCGGGCCAGCCGCGCTTTACCAACGCTGTCGCAGCGCTGGACACATCTCTGCCACCCTTGGCACTGCTCGATGCGCTGCAAGCCATCGAACGGGATCAGGGCCGTGAGCGCCACGAACGCTGGGGGCCGCGCACGCTGGACCTCGATATCCTGCTGTTCGGCGAGCGCCTTATCGACGAGCCCCGCCTCAAAGTGCCGCATTACCACCTGCACGCCCGAGCGTTCGTGCTGTACCCGCTGGCAGAATTGGCTCCCGACCTGATTCTGGCGGATGGCCGCGAATTGAATCAGTTGCTCGACGATTGTCCGTTTACCGGCCTGGAACGCTTGTCTGGCGCTGCGTAG
- the panC gene encoding pantoate--beta-alanine ligase, which yields MNTVKTVQELRAVIARARGEGKRIALTPTMGNLHSGHAALVAKAAQRADFVVATIFVNPLQFGPREDLATYPRTLAADQEKLLQAGCNLLFTPSVEEMYPHGTASQTIVSVPHLSQGLCGASRPGHFEGVATVVSKLFNMVQPDLAIFGEKDFQQLAVIRAMVRDLNMPIQIIGEPTVRADDGLALSSRNGYLNEEQRAAAPALYQALRQIADALRAGEQDFDTLLTGKKQQLEAAGFRIDYLEICETDSLRPATAQDRDVVILAAAFMGKTRLIDNLHLTSS from the coding sequence ATGAACACAGTCAAAACTGTCCAGGAACTGCGTGCGGTGATTGCGCGCGCACGCGGCGAAGGCAAGCGGATCGCCTTGACGCCGACCATGGGCAACCTGCACAGCGGGCATGCCGCTCTGGTCGCCAAGGCCGCTCAACGTGCCGATTTCGTGGTCGCGACCATCTTCGTCAATCCGTTGCAGTTCGGCCCAAGGGAAGACCTCGCGACCTACCCTCGCACACTGGCTGCCGATCAGGAAAAACTGCTGCAGGCCGGCTGTAATCTGCTATTCACACCCAGCGTCGAAGAAATGTACCCGCACGGCACGGCCAGCCAGACCATCGTCAGCGTTCCGCACCTGTCGCAAGGCTTGTGCGGTGCCAGCCGTCCCGGCCATTTCGAGGGCGTCGCCACCGTGGTCAGCAAGCTGTTCAATATGGTGCAGCCTGATCTGGCGATTTTCGGCGAAAAAGACTTTCAGCAACTGGCCGTCATTCGTGCCATGGTTCGCGATCTGAACATGCCGATCCAGATCATTGGCGAACCCACTGTACGCGCTGACGATGGCCTGGCGCTTTCATCGCGCAACGGCTACCTGAACGAAGAGCAACGTGCTGCTGCGCCTGCGCTGTATCAAGCCCTTCGCCAGATAGCCGACGCCCTGCGCGCAGGCGAGCAGGACTTCGACACGCTGCTGACCGGCAAAAAGCAGCAACTGGAAGCTGCCGGTTTCCGGATCGACTACCTGGAAATCTGCGAAACCGACAGCCTGCGTCCGGCGACGGCGCAGGACCGTGATGTGGTGATTCTCGCCGCTGCGTTTATGGGCAAGACCCGACTGATCGACAATCTGCACCTGACCAGCAGCTGA
- a CDS encoding polynucleotide adenylyltransferase PcnB — protein sequence MLKKLFQSFRSPLRKPQQHTRTTPEVLNSGQHSLQRGQFSRYAVNIVERLQNAGYQAYLVGGCVRDMMLNITPKDFDVATSATPEQVRAEFRNARIIGRRFKLVHIHFGREIIEVATFRANHPQDDEEEDSNQSSRNESGRILRDNVYGTLEEDAQRRDFTINALYYDPVSERVLDYANGVHDIRNRLIRLIGDPEQRYKEDPVRMLRAVRFAAKLDFGIEKHSAQPIRALAPMLRDIPSARLFEEVLKLFLSGYAAPTFEMLVDLELFDPLFPASSKALEYNPTYTHTLISSALLNTDLRIKQNKPVTPAFLFAALLWPALPAKVLRAQERGMPPIAAMQDAAHELIIEQCQRIAIPKRFTLPIREIWDMQERLPRRSGKRADLLLDNSRFRAGYDFLLLRESAGEQTDGLGQWWTDYQDCNESERRDMIRDLSNKPEAAGTAPRKRRRTSGAKRKRTSGETQSGE from the coding sequence ATGCTGAAGAAGTTGTTCCAGTCATTTCGTTCCCCATTGCGCAAACCGCAGCAACACACGCGTACCACGCCTGAGGTGCTCAACAGCGGCCAGCACTCGCTGCAGCGCGGCCAGTTCAGCCGCTATGCCGTCAATATTGTCGAGCGCCTGCAAAACGCTGGTTACCAGGCCTATCTGGTCGGTGGCTGCGTACGCGACATGATGCTCAACATCACGCCCAAGGATTTCGACGTCGCCACCAGCGCCACGCCAGAACAGGTAAGGGCCGAATTCCGCAATGCGCGGATCATTGGCCGCCGGTTCAAACTGGTGCATATCCACTTCGGTCGCGAAATCATCGAAGTCGCGACGTTCCGCGCCAATCATCCTCAGGATGACGAAGAAGAGGACAGCAATCAGTCTTCGCGTAATGAAAGCGGCCGCATCCTGCGTGACAACGTATACGGTACGCTCGAAGAGGACGCCCAGCGTCGCGACTTCACGATTAATGCGCTGTATTACGATCCGGTCAGCGAGCGTGTTCTGGATTACGCCAACGGCGTGCACGACATCCGTAATCGCCTGATCCGCCTGATTGGCGATCCGGAACAACGCTATAAGGAAGACCCGGTGCGCATGCTGCGCGCGGTACGCTTCGCCGCCAAGCTGGATTTCGGTATCGAGAAGCACAGCGCCCAGCCGATCCGCGCACTGGCGCCGATGCTGCGTGATATTCCTTCGGCGCGTCTGTTCGAAGAAGTGCTCAAACTGTTCCTCTCCGGATACGCCGCGCCGACCTTTGAAATGCTGGTCGACCTGGAACTGTTTGATCCGTTGTTCCCGGCCAGTTCCAAGGCGCTGGAATACAACCCGACGTATACCCATACACTGATCAGCAGTGCCCTGCTCAATACCGACCTGCGCATCAAGCAGAACAAACCGGTCACACCGGCGTTCCTGTTTGCCGCCCTGCTCTGGCCTGCGCTGCCGGCCAAAGTGCTGCGTGCGCAGGAGCGTGGCATGCCGCCGATTGCGGCCATGCAGGACGCTGCTCACGAACTGATCATCGAACAATGCCAGCGCATCGCGATCCCGAAGCGTTTCACGCTGCCGATCCGCGAAATCTGGGACATGCAGGAACGCCTGCCACGTCGCTCCGGCAAACGCGCCGACCTGCTGCTGGATAATTCGCGCTTCCGTGCCGGTTACGACTTCCTGCTGCTGCGTGAAAGCGCGGGCGAGCAGACTGATGGTCTCGGTCAATGGTGGACCGACTATCAGGATTGCAACGAAAGCGAACGCCGCGACATGATTCGTGACCTGAGCAACAAGCCGGAAGCCGCAGGCACTGCGCCGCGCAAACGTCGTCGTACCAGCGGTGCCAAGCGCAAGCGCACCAGCGGCGAGACGCAAAGCGGTGAATGA
- the panB gene encoding 3-methyl-2-oxobutanoate hydroxymethyltransferase has product MPNITVTSLLDMKQKGEKITMLTCYDATFAHTACQAGVEVLLIGDSLGMVLQGHDSTLPVTTAETAYHVACVKRGNAGALILADLPFMANATLEQTFINSTTLMQAGAHMIKVEGAAWLGESIRLLAERGIPVCAHMGLTPQSVNVLGGYKVQGRLEAQARQMRADAITLEQAGAAMILLECVPSELAEEITQAVKIPVIGIGAGSATDGQVLVLHDMLGLSISGRVPKFVKNFMIGQPDIQSAIQAYVTAVKDVSFPAIEHGFSA; this is encoded by the coding sequence ATGCCGAACATAACCGTTACGTCGCTGCTGGACATGAAGCAAAAGGGTGAAAAGATCACCATGCTGACCTGCTACGACGCAACCTTCGCTCACACAGCCTGCCAGGCCGGTGTCGAAGTGCTGCTGATAGGCGACTCGCTGGGCATGGTCCTGCAAGGTCACGATAGTACGCTGCCCGTCACCACCGCCGAGACGGCCTACCACGTTGCCTGCGTCAAACGCGGCAATGCGGGCGCGCTGATACTCGCCGACCTGCCGTTCATGGCCAACGCCACGCTGGAACAGACGTTCATCAACAGCACCACGCTGATGCAGGCCGGTGCGCACATGATCAAGGTCGAAGGCGCTGCCTGGCTCGGCGAATCCATTCGCCTGCTGGCCGAACGCGGAATCCCGGTCTGCGCCCACATGGGCCTGACGCCGCAGTCAGTCAACGTGCTGGGCGGCTACAAGGTTCAGGGTCGTCTGGAAGCCCAGGCACGGCAGATGCGCGCCGACGCCATCACTCTGGAACAGGCGGGTGCGGCGATGATCCTGCTGGAGTGCGTGCCGAGCGAACTGGCCGAAGAAATCACCCAGGCCGTAAAAATCCCGGTGATCGGCATCGGCGCAGGCAGCGCCACTGACGGCCAGGTGCTGGTGCTACACGATATGCTAGGCCTGTCCATCAGCGGGCGTGTGCCCAAGTTCGTGAAGAACTTCATGATCGGTCAGCCCGATATCCAGTCCGCCATTCAGGCCTACGTTACCGCCGTCAAAGACGTCAGCTTTCCGGCCATTGAACACGGATTCTCTGCATGA